The following are from one region of the Candidatus Hydrogenedentota bacterium genome:
- a CDS encoding tetratricopeptide repeat protein, whose amino-acid sequence MKTSRHAEEEISSLWHSIREKPWQYGIGAAVVVAALLFTVGYQQHTKASNRTNYTAYAKAIEAEDPAGQEKELESAVAVGMATPEVLYMMGETAIKAGEYDKAKSALERLRQEHPESKFVPDAVEAIGFIAQEAEDYDAALKAYNEVSEKWPQSFAARRQALNLARVYEAQGNLEGAVKAYQDQTRQFPNSSVAKEAEMALSRLRESNPELFAEEAAKTPPAETSPVTPPAETPAEAAPVAPSAETPAEAAPAASPAEGGGETDELPEVSKAPKLVIPDAAAAQGGADKGAAEQSTPAEPASAGETQPATVQ is encoded by the coding sequence TTGAAGACTTCGCGTCATGCGGAGGAAGAAATCAGCTCGCTGTGGCACAGCATTCGGGAAAAGCCGTGGCAATACGGTATTGGCGCCGCAGTTGTCGTTGCCGCGCTCCTGTTCACTGTAGGCTACCAGCAGCACACCAAGGCATCAAACCGCACGAACTATACGGCATATGCCAAAGCGATCGAAGCGGAAGATCCCGCCGGCCAGGAGAAAGAACTTGAATCGGCAGTCGCGGTGGGCATGGCAACGCCGGAGGTCCTCTACATGATGGGCGAGACCGCCATAAAAGCCGGCGAGTACGATAAGGCGAAATCCGCCCTCGAGCGGTTGCGCCAGGAGCATCCCGAGTCCAAGTTTGTTCCAGACGCCGTCGAGGCCATTGGTTTCATCGCGCAGGAAGCCGAGGACTACGATGCCGCGCTGAAAGCATACAATGAGGTGAGTGAGAAGTGGCCGCAGAGCTTCGCGGCCCGCCGGCAAGCGCTAAACCTTGCCCGGGTGTATGAAGCCCAAGGCAATCTCGAGGGAGCGGTCAAGGCCTACCAGGATCAGACCCGGCAGTTCCCCAATTCCAGCGTAGCAAAGGAAGCCGAGATGGCCCTTTCCCGCCTGCGCGAGTCCAATCCTGAGCTATTCGCCGAGGAGGCGGCAAAGACGCCGCCGGCGGAAACAAGTCCCGTGACGCCGCCCGCGGAGACCCCAGCGGAAGCGGCCCCGGTAGCGCCATCCGCGGAAACCCCAGCGGAAGCGGCCCCTGCCGCATCTCCAGCAGAAGGGGGCGGGGAGACGGACGAGCTTCCGGAGGTTTCCAAGGCGCCCAAACTGGTGATCCCCGATGCCGCGGCAGCACAGGGCGGCGCTGACAAAGGCGCTGCGGAGCAGAGCACTCCGGCCGAGCCGGCCTCTGCCGGCGAGACCCAGCCAGCCACCGTGCAGTAG
- a CDS encoding SGNH/GDSL hydrolase family protein: MFASRYSLVALCAGFALFLSLGANAGQEAPVQPDGAQAVKSPQQLEWEQQVPADMLKSEAFAFVEENPALPRVLLIGDSISVGYTLAVRKELAGAANLLRIPANAGPTTRGLENIDKWLGDKPWDVIHFNWGLHDLKHVDKAGASETTDLRQVPPAAYKANLERLVVRLKQTKARLIWASTTPVPEGASRRVKGDEAAYNAIAARVMRAHGITINDLYARVLPELEKYQHPKNVHFNDEGSVFLGKIVASEIRKALEQTDVQQE; encoded by the coding sequence GTGTTTGCATCACGCTATTCTCTCGTCGCCCTTTGCGCGGGGTTCGCGCTCTTTCTGAGTCTCGGCGCAAACGCCGGGCAGGAGGCGCCGGTTCAGCCGGACGGCGCTCAAGCAGTCAAATCGCCGCAACAACTCGAGTGGGAACAACAGGTGCCCGCAGACATGTTGAAGAGCGAGGCGTTCGCGTTTGTCGAGGAGAATCCCGCTCTTCCGCGCGTCTTGCTCATTGGCGATTCCATTTCCGTGGGATACACCCTCGCCGTTCGCAAAGAGCTTGCAGGCGCCGCGAACCTTCTGCGCATCCCCGCGAACGCCGGTCCAACCACGCGGGGCCTAGAGAATATCGACAAATGGCTAGGCGACAAACCGTGGGACGTCATTCACTTCAATTGGGGTCTGCACGATCTCAAACACGTGGACAAGGCCGGAGCTTCCGAGACCACTGACCTACGCCAGGTGCCGCCCGCTGCCTACAAGGCAAATCTCGAAAGGCTCGTGGTGCGCCTGAAGCAGACCAAGGCCCGGCTGATCTGGGCATCGACGACACCCGTACCCGAAGGCGCCAGCCGCCGCGTCAAAGGAGACGAGGCCGCCTACAATGCTATCGCCGCCCGCGTTATGAGGGCGCATGGAATAACCATCAATGACCTCTATGCCCGAGTCCTCCCCGAACTGGAGAAATACCAGCATCCCAAGAATGTGCATTTCAACGATGAGGGCTCTGTTTTTCTGGGGAAGATAGTGGCTTCGGAAATCCGCAAAGCGCTGGAACAAACGGACGTTCAACAGGAATAG